Proteins from a single region of Oncorhynchus tshawytscha isolate Ot180627B linkage group LG03, Otsh_v2.0, whole genome shotgun sequence:
- the LOC121846242 gene encoding repetitive proline-rich cell wall protein 2-like, which produces MCQFSGGLPPPAETARDFRPPAETARDFRPPAETARDFRPPAEIARDFRPPAETARDFRPPAETARDFRPPAETARDFRPPAETARDFRPPAETARDFRPPAETARDFRPPAETARDFRPPAETARDFRPPAETARDFRPPAETARDFRPLAETARDFRPPAETARDFRPPAETARDFRPPAEIARDFRPPAETARDFRPPAETARDFRPPAETARDFRPPAETARDFRPPAETARDFRPPAETARDFRPPAETARDFRPPAETARDFRPPAETARDFRPPAETARDFRPPAETARDFRPPAETARDFRPPAETARDFRPPAETARDFRPPAETARDFRPPAETARDFRPPAETARDFRPPAEIARDFRPPAETARDFRPPAETARDFRPPAEIARDFRPPAEIARDFRPPAETARDFRPPAETARDFRPPAETARDFRPPAEIARDFRPPAETARDFRPPAEIARDFRPPAEIARDFRPPAEIARDFNHQLR; this is translated from the coding sequence atgtgTCAGTTCAGTGGAGGACTTCCACCCCCAGCTGAGACAGCTAGAGACTTCAGACCACCAGCTGAGACAGCTAGAGACTTCAGACCACCAGCTGAGACAGCTAGAGACTTCAGACCACCAGCTGAGATAGCTAGAGACTTCAGACCACCAGCTGAGACAGCTAGAGACTTCAGACCACCAGCTGAGACAGCTAGAGACTTCAGACCACCAGCTGAGACAGCTAGAGACTTCAGACCACCAGCTGAGACAGCTAGAGACTTCAGACCACCAGCTGAGACAGCTAGAGACTTCAGACCACCAGCTGAGACAGCTAGAGACTTCAGACCACCAGCTGAGACAGCTAGAGACTTCAGACCACCAGCTGAGACAGCTAGAGACTTCAGACCACCAGCTGAGACAGCTAGAGACTTCAGACCACCAGCTGAGACAGCTAGAGACTTCAGACCACTAGCTGAGACAGCTAGAGACTTCAGACCACCAGCTGAGACAGCTAGAGACTTCAGACCACCAGCTGAGACAGCTAGAGACTTCAGACCACCAGCTGAGATAGCTAGAGACTTCAGACCACCAGCTGAGACAGCTAGAGACTTCAGACCACCAGCTGAGACAGCTAGAGACTTCAGACCACCAGCTGAGACAGCTAGAGACTTCAGACCACCAGCTGAGACAGCTAGAGACTTCAGACCACCAGCTGAGACAGCTAGAGACTTCAGACCACCAGCTGAGACAGCTAGAGACTTCAGACCACCAGCTGAGACAGCTAGAGACTTCAGACCACCAGCTGAGACAGCTAGAGACTTCAGACCACCAGCTGAGACAGCTAGAGACTTCAGACCACCAGCTGAGACAGCTAGAGACTTCAGACCACCAGCTGAGACAGCTAGAGACTTCAGACCACCAGCTGAGACAGCTAGAGACTTCAGACCACCAGCTGAGACAGCTAGAGACTTCAGACCACCAGCTGAGACAGCTAGAGACTTCAGACCACCAGCTGAGACAGCTAGAGACTTCAGACCACCAGCTGAGACAGCTAGAGACTTCAGACCACCAGCTGAGACAGCTAGAGACTTCAGACCACCAGCTGAGATAGCTAGAGACTTCAGACCACCAGCTGAGACAGCTAGAGACTTCAGACCACCAGCTGAGACAGCTAGAGACTTCAGACCACCAGCTGAGATAGCTAGAGACTTCAGACCACCAGCTGAGATAGCTAGAGACTTCAGACCACCAGCTGAGACAGCTAGAGACTTCAGACCACCAGCTGAGACAGCTAGAGACTTCAGACCACCAGCTGAGACAGCTAGAGACTTCAGACCACCAGCTGAGATAGCTAGAGACTTCAGACCACCAGCTGAGACAGCTAGAGACTTCAGACCACCAGCTGAGATAGCTAGAGACTTCAGACCACCAGCTGAGATAGCTAGAGACTTCAGACCACCAGCTGAGATAGCTAGAGATTTCAACCACCAGCTGAGATAG